The window TGGCTACATTTACCGAAGACCAAGAACAAATCCGAAGCGAATTTCAGCTATTAAAATCCATATTCGAAGACTTAAAAAAAGTAAACCATAAATTTACTACTATTTCTATGGGTATGAGTGGCGATTTTAAACTAGCAATAAATTGTGGAAGCACGATGGTTCGTGTTGGAAGTAGTATCTTTGGAGACAGAAATTATAATAATTAGTTTTTCGTTTTTAACACATCAAATAAATGAAAAACAAATAAACAAATACACTTATTTACACAATAGTAGACATAGAAACCACTGGTGGAAAGTATAATGAAGAAGGTATTACAGAAATAGCCATTTACAAATATGATGGTCATGAAGTGGTAGATCAATTTATAAGTTTAGTAAATCCAGAGCGCGAAATACAACCATTTGTAGTCAACCTAACAGGAATTAACAGCAATATGTTACGCAATGCCCCTAAGTTTTACGAGGTAGCAAAACGTATTGTAGAAATTACCGAAGGCACTATTCTTGTTGCGCATAACGCTAAGTTTGATTACCGAATTTTACGTACAGAATTTAGACGTTTAGGTTTCGAATTTAAACGAAAAACACTTTGTACGGTAGAACTTTCTAAAGATCTTATTCCAGATCAACCTTCTTACAGCTTAGGAAAACTAACAAGAGCATTAGGAATTCCTATTGCCGACAGACATAGAGCTTCAGGAGATGCTTTTGCCACCGTGAAGCTATTTAAAATGTTATTAGATAAAGATTTGAAAAAAAACATTATTCAAGAATCTATTCGACAAGAGCCTAAAAACCAAGTAGAATCTAGACTTTTAAATATTATTGAAATTTTACCATCTACAACTGGCGTTTATTTTATGCATAAAGAAGATGGCGAAATTATTTACATTGGTAAAAGTAAGAATATTAGAAAACGGGTTAACCAGCATTTTACGGGTACTTCCCATAAAGCTAAAAAAATACAACTACAAGTTGCAACAGTAACTTATGAGGCTTGTGGTAGCGAGTTGGTTGCTTTATTAAAAGAAAGCGAAGCCATAAAACAAAACAAACCCATTTATAACAGAGCCTTAAGAAAAACGGTTTTCACACATGCACTTTACAGTTTTGAAGATGAAAAGGGTTATATCAACCTAAAGATTGATAAAGTGGATGGTAGAAAAAAACCAATAACCACTTTTAACAATAGACAAAGTGCAAAAAGCTTTATGTTTAGTCGCGTGGAAGAATACAATCTTTGTCAGAAACTTACCGGTTTATACGAAACAAAAACAAACTGTTTTAATTATACCGTAAAAAGCTGTGAAGGTGCTTGTGTACAAGAAGAAAACCCAGAAACCTACAATAAACGTGTACAAGAACTTATAGATAAAAATGCTTTTTCTAACGAAAACATTGTAATTATAGATAAAGGTCGTGAAGTAGATGAACGTGCTGCCATACTTATACAAAATGGTGTTTTTAAAGGTGTTGGATTTTATAGTTTAAACTATCAAATAACCAATATAGATGTTTTGCAGTCTATAATTACTCCAATGGAAAATAATAAAGACACGCAACATATTATTAAAAGCTATTTAAGACGAAATAAAAGACTGAAGGTTATAAATTTAGATTAAATGAAAAAAAGGCTATTATTCCTATTCTTACTTTTTACAACAATTATTTTTTCACAATCCCAAAAATTTCAATCAAATGATTTTGCTATAAGCAGAAGCGACCTTGAAACCAATACCTTTGAAAAAGATTCTACAGCTAATGCATTAGTTATTTACGAACTGGGAAATAGCTATGTAGACAAACATAGTTTTAAACTAAATACCGACTTTAAACAAAAATTAAAAATTTTTAACAGAAAAGGGTTTGACCATGCAAACATCTCGATTTATTTATACAATAGTGATGATAAAAAGGTTAAAATAAAAGATATAAATGCTACTACAACTAATTTAATTGACAACAAGGTTGTTAAAACACAATTAAAAGAAAGCGACATTTTTGAAGAAAAATACAATGATAATTATACCATAATAAAGTTCACCTTTCCAAATATAAAAGAAGGATCTGTTTTAACCTATTCCTACACTTTAGAATCTCCATTCATATATAAATATAAAGGCTGGAATTTTCAAAGTGAGATACCAAAATTACACAGCGAGTATCATGCAAGTATTCCTGGTAATTACGAGTACAACATAAAACTTGTAGGCGGAAAAAAACTGACGACCAATACTTCTGAAATTGTAAAATATTGTTTAAAAGCCGGAAATGGAGGAAGTGCTAATTGTTCAAATTATGTGTATATAATGAAAGATATTCCTGCTTTTGTTAATGAAAAATACATGACAACGAGGGATAATTACCTTGCTAGAATTGAATATGAATTAAAAATATATAGAGATTTTGAAGGAGGCGTAGACTATATTACTAAAAACTGGAAAACTACAGATAAAGAAATAAAATTAGACCCTAATATTGGTAAGCAACTTAATAAAAATGTTCCTTCAAATGATATTTTAGAAGCATCTATTCTTAATCAAACAGACACATTAAAAAAAGCAAAAGCCATTTTTGAAACTGTTAAAAATAAGTATATCTGGAATCAAGAGTATAATCTTTTTGGAGACACTTCCATAAAAAACTTAATAAAAGTTAAATCCGGAACTGCTCCAGAAATTAATATCTTACTGCATAATTTACTAGCTCAAAACAATATTCCTGTAAAACCCATTTTATTATCTACTAGAAAAAACGGATTACCAACAACTGTTTTTCCTGTAATCTCCGAATTCAATTATTTAATTGTACAAGTAACTATTAATAACAAAATCTATTTTTTAGATGCAACCGACAACTTTTTGCACTTTGGCCAATTACCATTTAGGTGTTTAAATCAATATGGAAGACTTTTAGATTTTAAAAATGGCAGTAAATGGATAGATATTGAAGACGCGTCTATATCAAATTCAAGATACAGAGTAAATATTAGTTTAGATGAAGCCTTAAATATTAAAGGAGAAGTTAACCATATAACCTCAGGCCATCATGCATTATCCGAAAAAAAATCTTTCTTTAAAAATGCTTCCCAACATGAAAACAAACTCATAGAAAAATATAAAAATTTTACTATTTCTGATTATCAAGCGGAAACAGAAGACAAAAACAGCTTAGAGTTTAAAGAAAATTTTAAAATTAATTATGAAGCAGAAAAAATTGGAGACAATATTTATTTAGATCCTTTTTTATTTAAATTTTTTAAAGAAAACCCTTTTAAACTTCAAGAAAGATCGTACCCCATAGATTTTGGCTATCAAGATGCTTTTGTTTATTCCTACAAAATAGCTATCGATGACGCCTTTCAAATTGTAGAGACACCTAAAGACGTTTCCCTTAAATTACCAGAAAACACAGGCCAATTAATCTTTAAAACGACGGTTAAAAATAATGAAATTATAATGTACTTTAAGCTGACCTTCAAAAAAGCCATATATATTAAAGAGTTTTACCCGTATTTAAAAGAAATAATGAGTACCGTTGTTAACGTACAAAACAACTCTTCAATTGTTTTAAAAAGAAACTAACAAATCTTTTCACTACTTTTGACACTATGACTACTTATAAAGTAAATAAATGGCGACTTAAACTTCAAGAAATTATCTACGAAGCAGATACTCCTGCTGGAAAGCTATTTGATGTAGTCTTGCTTATAACAATTATCGCTAGTATTATACTTGTTATGCTAGAAAGCGTAAGAAGTATTGATTTAAAATACCACAATCTTCTTAATATTTCAGAATGGGTTATCACTATTCTTTTTTCTTTAGAATATGTCGCGAGAATTATTACCGTAAAAAAGCCATTAAAATATATTACTAGCTTTTATGGGGTAATCGATTTACTTTCTACCATCCCAAAATATTTATCTCTAATATTTGGAGGTGTGCATGCGCTTGCGGCTTTACGTGCTTTACGTTTGCTGCGTGTTTTCAGGATTTTAAAACTCGCTCGTTATTTAGGAGCCTCTAATAATTTACTAACCGCAATAAAAGCAAGTCGTGTAAAAATTTCTGTTTTCCTATTTGCCGTAGTTATTATATCTATCATTCTAGGTACCATTATGTACATGGTAGAAGGCGAAGAAAATGGTTTTACTAATATCCCAAAAAGCGTCTATTGGTGTATTGTAACACTTACAACGGTTGGCTATGGAGATATTGCACCACAAACCCCAATAGGCCAATTTATAGCCTCTATAGTAATGATTTTAGGGTATGGAATTATAGCAGTACCAACAGGGATTGTGACTTCAGAGCTAACTAAAACGATGGGGCCAGATAAAAAGATTCACACCAACACACAAGCTTGCCCAAACTGTTCTAAAGAAGGTCATAAAGACAATGCAGAATTTTGTTATTCTTGCGGACATAAATTACATCTTTAATTTTTGGGCGTTTTCTACTACGCAAAAGCTTCGTAGCACCAGGCTTTCCTTTATACCTGCCTGCCGGCAGGTAGGTCTTTTTTGTCGAGAGCCGGATTAGAAGATGTTTTGTGCTTCCTATAAAAATATATTTTTCCCACAGTAATATTCCCATAAACAAAAAAGGATGACACTTCAATCGTTAACACTTTTGTTTATTGCTAATAACAAGTATCTTTACCCACAAATAAGTAAATTATCAAACCAACAACTTCACATAAAATATTAATCTCTATTGTAGGTCCAACTGCTATTGGTAAAACAAACCTCAGCATTAAACTCGCAAAACATTTTAATACCGAAATTATTTCGGCAGACTCCAGACAGTTTTTTAAAGAAATGCAAATTGGTACTGCAGCTCCTACTCCATTAGAATTAGCAGCAGCAAAGCATCATTTTATTCATCATAAATCTATTGAAGAACCATACAGCGTGGGTGCTTTTGAAAAAGATGTCATACAAAAACTAGAAACTTTATTTAAAGAAAAGGATGTGGTGATTATGGTTGGTGGTTCTGGTTTATACGTCGATGCCGTTACCAAAGGATTAGATCATTTTCCTGAGGTAGATAAAAGCATCCGAGAAAAACTAAATGCGGAATTAGAAAAGGAAGGCTTAGAATCACTTCAGGAGCAATTAAAGGACTTAGACCTAGAAACCTATAATACCATTGCTTTAAAGAATCCGCAACGTGTAATTCGCGCTTTAGAAGTTTGTATTGGTACCCAAAAACCATATTCCTCTTTTTTAAATAAAGACAAAAACAATAGACCTTTTAAAACCATCACTTTGGGTTTAACTGCAGATCGTGAGATTATTTATAATCGTATAAATAAACGTGTAGATATTATGCTAGAAGAAGGTTTGCTAGACGAAGTAAAAAAACTAACGCCCTATCAGAATTTAAACGCCTTAAATACGGTCGGTTATAAAGAGATTTTTAATTATTTTAATGAAACGTGGACTTTAGAATTTGCAATTAGCGAAATAAAAAAGAATTCTCGCCGATTTGCAAAACGACAACTTACCTGGTTTAAAAGAAATGAAAATACCTTGTGGTTTGACTTTGAAACGGATTTAGAAACAATAATTAAAAAAGTTTCGAATAAAATAAACGCTTAATAATTACTGGTAATTGATTATCTTAATGGAATAATAATCAATGCTATGCATCGTCCTACCACCATTCCAGAAGTTCTAAACCAATTAGATATCATCATAGAGCAATCGATAGCTAATAATGATAGAATTGGCTTATTCGCCTTTATTTACAGAAGGACTACTGCCGAAATCCTGAAAGAAATTCAACTAAAAAACTTTGAAGATAATGCTCGCTTAGAAAAACTAGACGTAGCTTTTGCAAACCTTTATTTAGATGCGTACAACAACTACATAAATAATAAACCAATACGTAAATGTTGGGAATTTGCGTTTCATACTAAATCCGAAAGTCTAACCATTTTACAGCACATTCTCTTAGGCATGAATGCACATATTAATTTAGACTTAAGTATTTCTACAAGTGCAACCATGGCTGGAGAAGATTTAGTGGATATTGAAAACGATTTTAATACAATAAATGACATTCTTTTTAGTATTGTTAATGAAATGCAAGACCGATTAAGCAAAGTGTCTCGCCTTATGTTTTTGTTAGATATACTAGGCAAAAATACAGATGAGAAAATTATAGATTTTAGTATGCGAAAAGCCAGACAACAAGCATGGAACAGTACCAATTTGTTATGGTCTATAGGGAATAATGCAAATACAGAAGCCATAGATAAAATAGATGTACTGGTTTTAAAATTATCAGAAATTATAAAATCACCAAAATCTAAAATGCTACAATTTGCATTAAAAGTAATCGCTAAATTTGAAGAAAAGGACGTTGACATTATTATTTCAAAACTGAAGAGCAATTCGTTTTAAAACAATTTTATAGCTTTATAATAAAGTAGGAAGCAAAAAAAAATCCAACGCAAACGCTGGATTTTTTTTATTCTTAGTATCATATAATTTAAGCTTCGGTATTCACTACCAATCTAAAGCCTTCTCCATGAATATTTAGTATTTCTACTTTAGGGTCTAGTTTTAAATATTTACGCAGCTTTGCTATGTATACATCCATACTTCTTGATGTAAAGTAATTATCGTCTCTCCATATTTTGGTTAACGCTAATTCTCTAGGCATTAAATCATTTTCATGTAATGCTAACATACGTAAAAGCTCGTTTTCTTTTGGAGAAAGTTTTACTTGATCCCCTCCATTATAAGTTAAAAAACGAAGTTTAGAGTTTAAATCAAACCCTCCAATTTTAAACTCAAATTGTTTGCTATCTGTAATAGTATCTGAACCTTTACGTTGAATTATTGCTTTAATTTTCATTAAAAGCACTTCACTATCAAAAGGTTTATTTAAATAATCGTCTGCACCAACTTTATACCCTTTAAGCACATCTTCTTTCATTGCTTTTGCAGTTAAAAAAATGATAGGCACTTCTTTATTTTTTTCTCGTATTTCTTTTGCTAGCGTAAAACCATCTTTATAAGGCATCATTACATCTAAAATACATAAATCGAAATCATCTTTTTTAAATTTTTCAAAGCCTTCCATACCATTTTTGGCATGTGTAACTTCGTAATCATTCATCATTAAATAATCTTTTAAAACAATTCCGAAATTTGGATCGTCTTCTACTAGTAATATCCTTTTTTGTTGTTCATTCATAGCTTTATGATATTAATGGAAGCCTTATGGTAAAAGTACTTCCTTTGTCTTTTTCACTTTCTACAGATACATGACCTTCATGATCTTCAATCATTCTTTTTACATAAGCAAGACCTAATCCATGACCTTTTACATTATGTATATTTCCTGTGTGTTCTCTATAAAATTTTTCAAAAACACGTTTTTGAGCTACTTTGCTCATACCACTTCCGTGGTCTTTAATTTTTAACAGAATATTTTCTCCTACATTTTCTGTAGAAACTTCTATTTCTGGTGCTTCTGGAGAATACTTGATGGCGTTATCCAGAATATTTACAATTACATTAGTAAAGTGTGTATCGTTTGCTAAAACCGTAGTTTTCTCTGCGGCTAAATTTGTTTTTAAGAAACCGTTCTTGTCTTCTATAATTAACGCTACATGTGTAATTGCATCTTCTATTAAGTCGTGCAAGTCTACACTTTCCTTACTAATATTTAATTCATTTTTTTCAAGTTTAGATATTCTTAGCACATTTTCTACTTGCGCATGCATCCGTTTATTTTCTTCTTTTATCATGCCAAGATAACGCAGTACTTTTTCCTTATCGTCTATAATTTTCGGATTTCGTATTGCGTCTAAAGCCAAGTTAATAGTAGCTATTGGTGTTTTAAACTCATGCGTCATATTATTAATAAAATCTGTTTTAATTTCAGAAATTTTACGTTGCTTAAAAAGTTGTAATAATGCACTTGCGTAAGCAATAATAATTATGGATGTAAATATTACAGACAATAACATCATGGTAATCACCGAAGACCAAATAAATTTATTATGCTCCGGAAAATTAACTAGTAATCTATAATTGTTTTCGTTTAATTCGTTTTCAAAAATTGGCACACTAAAGGTCGAAGCATTTTGTAATTCAAAAGCATCACTATGCACTTTTGTTGCAAGATCATTATCATAAATAGCATATTGAAAATCAATATTAATATTATCTTCATTAAGCTGCTTTTTTAATAATCTATTAAGTTCTTTTTTTAATACTCTTTGATGAATAGGCACTCTACTTGCATATATTCTAGATGCTTTTTCAAAATTTATTTTTTCTGCTTCGGTAAGTCTTCCAGAATTGGAAATACTCAATATTGGATTTCTTTTTAAATCGATATCCGTTCCGCTAGCATTAGAATAAATCTTGGTTTCCGAGTTGCTTATTATTTTTTGAATATTAATACTATCTCTATCTAAACCTATGTCAAAGAACGCGGAAGACAATGCGTAATTCTCTTCAAAAATCCCACTTTTATACACTATTGTTTCGTTAGTGTTTTGATTTTGCTGAACAATAAATAAGTTTCTAATTGCTACTGTATCTGCTTGCTTTTTTTCTTCCGCAAGCTTTTGATACGAGGTGTAATACTTATCTATTTCATTATTCTCTATCGTAGCTGTAGTATAACTTAATGCTT is drawn from Lacinutrix sp. WUR7 and contains these coding sequences:
- a CDS encoding exonuclease domain-containing protein, with amino-acid sequence MYTIVDIETTGGKYNEEGITEIAIYKYDGHEVVDQFISLVNPEREIQPFVVNLTGINSNMLRNAPKFYEVAKRIVEITEGTILVAHNAKFDYRILRTEFRRLGFEFKRKTLCTVELSKDLIPDQPSYSLGKLTRALGIPIADRHRASGDAFATVKLFKMLLDKDLKKNIIQESIRQEPKNQVESRLLNIIEILPSTTGVYFMHKEDGEIIYIGKSKNIRKRVNQHFTGTSHKAKKIQLQVATVTYEACGSELVALLKESEAIKQNKPIYNRALRKTVFTHALYSFEDEKGYINLKIDKVDGRKKPITTFNNRQSAKSFMFSRVEEYNLCQKLTGLYETKTNCFNYTVKSCEGACVQEENPETYNKRVQELIDKNAFSNENIVIIDKGREVDERAAILIQNGVFKGVGFYSLNYQITNIDVLQSIITPMENNKDTQHIIKSYLRRNKRLKVINLD
- a CDS encoding DUF3857 domain-containing protein translates to MKKRLLFLFLLFTTIIFSQSQKFQSNDFAISRSDLETNTFEKDSTANALVIYELGNSYVDKHSFKLNTDFKQKLKIFNRKGFDHANISIYLYNSDDKKVKIKDINATTTNLIDNKVVKTQLKESDIFEEKYNDNYTIIKFTFPNIKEGSVLTYSYTLESPFIYKYKGWNFQSEIPKLHSEYHASIPGNYEYNIKLVGGKKLTTNTSEIVKYCLKAGNGGSANCSNYVYIMKDIPAFVNEKYMTTRDNYLARIEYELKIYRDFEGGVDYITKNWKTTDKEIKLDPNIGKQLNKNVPSNDILEASILNQTDTLKKAKAIFETVKNKYIWNQEYNLFGDTSIKNLIKVKSGTAPEINILLHNLLAQNNIPVKPILLSTRKNGLPTTVFPVISEFNYLIVQVTINNKIYFLDATDNFLHFGQLPFRCLNQYGRLLDFKNGSKWIDIEDASISNSRYRVNISLDEALNIKGEVNHITSGHHALSEKKSFFKNASQHENKLIEKYKNFTISDYQAETEDKNSLEFKENFKINYEAEKIGDNIYLDPFLFKFFKENPFKLQERSYPIDFGYQDAFVYSYKIAIDDAFQIVETPKDVSLKLPENTGQLIFKTTVKNNEIIMYFKLTFKKAIYIKEFYPYLKEIMSTVVNVQNNSSIVLKRN
- a CDS encoding ion transporter; this encodes MTTYKVNKWRLKLQEIIYEADTPAGKLFDVVLLITIIASIILVMLESVRSIDLKYHNLLNISEWVITILFSLEYVARIITVKKPLKYITSFYGVIDLLSTIPKYLSLIFGGVHALAALRALRLLRVFRILKLARYLGASNNLLTAIKASRVKISVFLFAVVIISIILGTIMYMVEGEENGFTNIPKSVYWCIVTLTTVGYGDIAPQTPIGQFIASIVMILGYGIIAVPTGIVTSELTKTMGPDKKIHTNTQACPNCSKEGHKDNAEFCYSCGHKLHL
- the miaA gene encoding tRNA (adenosine(37)-N6)-dimethylallyltransferase MiaA; this encodes MIKPTTSHKILISIVGPTAIGKTNLSIKLAKHFNTEIISADSRQFFKEMQIGTAAPTPLELAAAKHHFIHHKSIEEPYSVGAFEKDVIQKLETLFKEKDVVIMVGGSGLYVDAVTKGLDHFPEVDKSIREKLNAELEKEGLESLQEQLKDLDLETYNTIALKNPQRVIRALEVCIGTQKPYSSFLNKDKNNRPFKTITLGLTADREIIYNRINKRVDIMLEEGLLDEVKKLTPYQNLNALNTVGYKEIFNYFNETWTLEFAISEIKKNSRRFAKRQLTWFKRNENTLWFDFETDLETIIKKVSNKINA
- a CDS encoding DUF5995 family protein; amino-acid sequence: MHRPTTIPEVLNQLDIIIEQSIANNDRIGLFAFIYRRTTAEILKEIQLKNFEDNARLEKLDVAFANLYLDAYNNYINNKPIRKCWEFAFHTKSESLTILQHILLGMNAHINLDLSISTSATMAGEDLVDIENDFNTINDILFSIVNEMQDRLSKVSRLMFLLDILGKNTDEKIIDFSMRKARQQAWNSTNLLWSIGNNANTEAIDKIDVLVLKLSEIIKSPKSKMLQFALKVIAKFEEKDVDIIISKLKSNSF
- a CDS encoding response regulator transcription factor; the protein is MNEQQKRILLVEDDPNFGIVLKDYLMMNDYEVTHAKNGMEGFEKFKKDDFDLCILDVMMPYKDGFTLAKEIREKNKEVPIIFLTAKAMKEDVLKGYKVGADDYLNKPFDSEVLLMKIKAIIQRKGSDTITDSKQFEFKIGGFDLNSKLRFLTYNGGDQVKLSPKENELLRMLALHENDLMPRELALTKIWRDDNYFTSRSMDVYIAKLRKYLKLDPKVEILNIHGEGFRLVVNTEA
- a CDS encoding sensor histidine kinase KdpD; protein product: MSKKLFILLIILMSLSLIGIISVQAYYIKNSIDNKKEQFTFNVKKALSYTTATIENNEIDKYYTSYQKLAEEKKQADTVAIRNLFIVQQNQNTNETIVYKSGIFEENYALSSAFFDIGLDRDSINIQKIISNSETKIYSNASGTDIDLKRNPILSISNSGRLTEAEKINFEKASRIYASRVPIHQRVLKKELNRLLKKQLNEDNINIDFQYAIYDNDLATKVHSDAFELQNASTFSVPIFENELNENNYRLLVNFPEHNKFIWSSVITMMLLSVIFTSIIIIAYASALLQLFKQRKISEIKTDFINNMTHEFKTPIATINLALDAIRNPKIIDDKEKVLRYLGMIKEENKRMHAQVENVLRISKLEKNELNISKESVDLHDLIEDAITHVALIIEDKNGFLKTNLAAEKTTVLANDTHFTNVIVNILDNAIKYSPEAPEIEVSTENVGENILLKIKDHGSGMSKVAQKRVFEKFYREHTGNIHNVKGHGLGLAYVKRMIEDHEGHVSVESEKDKGSTFTIRLPLIS